Part of the Aquicella lusitana genome is shown below.
GCAGGATAAGTGTCCTTTGTTGTGGCGACAACATGTTGCCGGTTGATAAAATTGGATGCGACCTGGGTGGGATCCGTTGTCTGTCCCTTTGTCGCACAGCCACCGAGAAAAGCAACAGCAATTACGGCCATGATCGGATATGACATTTTCATTGCTTTATCCTTTATATGATTGTCCTTAAACTGATTTATCGTATTCGATTAGCCCGTTTAAAACAAGATTGACAATGGACTTTATTATCACGCCACGATCTGCCGCTTGTGGCGGAGTTTTTATCTAAAATCTTTATTGCCATTCTTCTGCTATCCGGCATAATTGAAAGCATTATTCAGGCTCAGACATTCTGTTGCTAAATTACTTTAAACAGGTTTTTTTATTATGACCGATGTGCTCAAGATAGTTCGCCATGATTTGTTGGATCCTGCCGGGCTGACTGACAGGGAATTGCAAAATGTTATCCATCAGCTGGCAGGGCGTAATGTGGATTACGCAGACCTTTATTTTCAATCAACTTATTCGGAATCCTGGATGCTGGAAGACGGCATTATTAAAGGCGGCAGCTTCGACATTGATCGAGGCGTAGGCGTGCGCGCCATGAGCGGTGAAAAAACAGGGTTTGCCTATGCTGATGATATCGTGATGCCTGCCCTTTTGCAGGCGGCATCCGCGGCGCGTAGTATCGTCAAGCAAGGCGGCGAGCAGGCAGTTCAGGCATTTCATAAATTACCCGGCCATCAGCTTTATCAGCCTGTCAATCCCCTTCATTCGCTTTCTGAAAATGAAAAAGTGAATCTGCTGCAGCGAGTTGATCGTTACATACGCCAGAAAGATCCCCGCATCGTTCGAGTGAGCGTGAGTCTTGCAGGTGAATATGAAACCATTCTAGTGATGGCAAGCGACGGTCATCTGGCTGCGGATGTGAGACCGCTGGTCCGTCTGAACATCAGTCTGGTAGTTGAGCAAGAAGGCCGACGTGAATCAGGTTATGCGGGCGGTGGCGGGCGTTTTAATTATCAGCATTTTCTTGAAGGCGATTTGGCTTTTCAATATGCGGATGAAGCATTGCGTCAGGCGCTGGTTAATCTGGAAGCTGTCGATGCACCAGCGGGTCCTATGACGGTCGTGCTTGGCCCGGGTTGGCCGGGTGTGCTGCTGCATGAAGCAGTGGGCCATGGCTTAGAAGGTGACTTTAACCGTAAAGGTATTTCAGCTTACAGCGGCAGTATGGGGAAAAAAGTAGCGAGTGATTTATGCACTATCGTGGATAACGGCACACTGGAACATCGCCGCGGCTCGCTCAATGTAGATGATGAGGGCATACCCACCCAGAATAATGTACTCATTGAAAACGGTATCTTACGCAATTATATGATGGATAAGCGTAATGCGCGTCTGATGGGTGTGAAGTCAACTGGTAATGGCAGGCGCGAGTCTTATGCGCACCTACCGCTGCCGCGCATGACAAACACTTATATGCTGCCAGGTAAGTCAGCGCCGGAAGAAATTATTGCTTCCGTCAAAAAAGGTATCTATGCCGTTAATTTTGGCGGTGGTCAGGTGGATATTACCTCCGGAAAATTTGTGTTTTCAGCGAGTGAGGCTTATCTCATTGAAAACGGCAAGCTGGGTGCGCCGGTTAAAGGCGCAACCTTGATAGGAAACGGTCCGGATGCGCTAACAAAGGTTTCTATGGTAGGTAATGACCTTAAACTGGATACGGGCGTTGGCGTTTGCGGAAAGGATGGGCAAAGCGTGCCTGTCGGTGTAGGTCAGCCAACCTTACGTGTGGATGAGCTGACAGTGGGCGGGACGAAAGCATAAGGTCATCAGATTTTAGGAATACCCGAATCAGTTTTGTTTAAATGGAAAATACGATGAAAGAAGTTGCACGATCAGGATTAACGCTGGATCAGTTACAATCCATTTCTCAGGAAATTCTTCAACAAGCTGCGCGACTTGGCGCTCACGAAGCAGAAGTGGCTATTACGGCCAATAAAGGATTTTCTGTCAACGCGCGTCAGGGCGACGTGGAGACAGTTGAGTATAATCAGGACAAAGCAATTGAAATTACCGTGTTTTTCGGGAAGCGCTCCGGCTCGTCCAGTTTATCGGATATACGCAGTGAAGCTGTGCGCGCAGCGGTGGAAGCGGCTTGCCATATTGCCAAATTTACCGATGAAGATCCGGCCGCTGGCCTTGCGGATAAAGAAGAGCTGGCCTTGCAATATCCCCAGCTGGACCTTGCTCATCCGTGGTCTCTTACCGTTGAACAGGCCATTGAGCTTGCCTGCCAATGTGAACGCGAAGCGGTTGCTTACGATAAACGTATTATGAGCGCAGAAGAAGTAACAGTCGCGACGGTGGATGCATTTAACCTGTACGCTAACAGCTTGGGTTTTACTGGCTATTTTCCACTGAGCCGCCACGATATTAGCTGTGTGCTGGTTGCAAAAGAAGGGGATGAGATGCAGCGTGATTTTAGCTACACCCTCGCTGTTGATCCCGCGCAGCTGGAATCCGTATCGCAAGTAGCAAGACATGCTGCAGAGCGAACCATCAATCGCCTGGGAGCAAGACGTTTGCGTACAACCAAAGCGCCTATCGTTTTTCTGGCGGAGGAAGCGCGAGGATTGCTAGGTTCATTTACGGCAGCCATACAAGGCGGAAATATTTATCGTAAATCATCTTTCCTGCTGGATCAGCTGGACAAACAGATTTTCCCTTCGTTTATTTCTATCCAGGAACAGCCACATCTGCCACGCGCATTAGGCAGTGCGCCTTTTGACGATGATGGTGTTATTACTCGACCTAATGTATTTATCGAAAACGGTATCCTTCGTACTTATGCGCTGGGAACTTACGCAGCACGCAAATTAGGCATGAAAACCACGGGAAATGCGGGTGGGGTACATAACTTGACAATACAGCCCGGCGGTCTTGACTTGCCTGCCTTATTGAAAAAAATGGGTACAGGCTTGTTAATTACGGAATTAATGGGGCAAGGCGTTAATCTGGTAACAGGCGATTACTCACGTGGGGCCAGCGGTTTCTGGGTGGAAAACGGCGAGATTCAATATCCGGTCCATGAGATTACTGTAGCAGGCCGTTTGCAGGATATGTATGCACATATTGTGGAAGTCGGTAATGATGTGGATGTGCGTGGGAATATTCGTACGGGCTCTATTTTAATCGAAGAAATGATGATTGCAGGAAGCTGATCAATGAAAATAGTGCAATGATCGAAGCTGGCTCGAGCGTGGCTTATGAAGGCTTGGTAGTGATTGAGAGCGGCAGCAAGCGGCAGCGAGAGAAGTCGATTGCTGTGTTTGTATTATCATTTAATATCAATAATAAGCCTAGATTTATTCTTCACCAAATTTATCGTTAATCAATTTTAAAATCGCCTCCAGCGCTTCTTTTTCATCTTCACCGGTAATCACCACGTCAAGCACATTATCCTTTTGTGCGCCCAAAGTGATAACGCCCATGATGCTTTTGCAATCCACAACACGGTCACGGTAAACCAGTTCAATGCGGCTTTGGAATTGTTTGGCGATGTCTACCAGCTTGGCGGCTGCACGTGTGTGCAGGCCAAGCTTGTTTTGTATGGTGACTTGTTGTCTTATCATTTTATCAATGCTGCTCACTGATTTTCTCTTTATGTTTAGTCAATTGAGTTGATAATTTATCGATCATGGCTTCGATGGCCTTGTACATATCTTCATTTTCTGCCCGTGCGTGAATTTCGGCGCCTTTGATGTGAGCGGTTGCTTCTGCAATATGAGTGATGTTTTCGATATGCAGAACCAAATTGATTTGCATGATAAAGTCGAAGCGCTTTTGAAGCGGTTGTAATTTTTCAGTGGCAAACGCTTTGAGGGCAGGGGTGATGTCTATGTTTTTGCCTACGAATTGTAATTGCATTGCTGTTTTCCTCTTTTCTTTAACTTGAAATTTATTCTCTCCGCGGCTTGCCATGGGGACTTTCTATAAATCAAAATCTTCGCCCAGGTAAACGGTGCGGACTTCGTTATTTGTCAGGATGGCTTCGGGATTACCTTCACAAATGATTTTGCCCTGATTGACGATATAGGCGCGTTCACAAATCGTCAATGTATCACGCACATTGTGATCGGTGATTAAAATGCCAATCCCGCGTTTGCGCAAATGATTAATGATGCGTTTGACATCCAGTACGGAAATAGGATCAATTCCCGCAAAGGGCTCGTCCAGCAGGATAAATTTGGGCTCTGTTGCCAGCGCTCTTGCTATTTCCGTGCGTCGCCGTTCACCGCCGGATAAACTCATGCCCAGGGTGTCACGAATATGCGAAATGCGAAACTCTTCCAGTAACTGATCGAGCTTCATCCTGCGTTCTGATCTGGTTAAATCAGAACGCAATTCAAGAATAGCCATAATATTTTGCGCGACCGTTAATTTGCGGAAGATAGAAGCCTCCTGCGGCAGATAACTGATGCCCAATTGCGCGCGTAAATGCACAGGCAGCTTTGTGATGTCTTTATCACCCAGCATGATGCTGCCGCCGTCCGTAGGGATCAGGCCAACAATCATGTAGAAAGACGTGGTTTTGCCGGCGCCATTTGGTCCCAGCAAGCCGACGACTTCACCTTGGTGAATGCGCAGCGAAACGTCTTTCACCACGTCACGTGATTTATATTTTTTTCTCAGATGTTCAGCGTTTAGTATATGTGACATAAATTAATTATCTGGATTATACACAAGCACAGCGCGTGCGTTTTTAGAGGCGGGCACCGTGACTGTTTGATCGTTCATATTATAGAGAATAACCTGGCCTTGAAAACTATTTTCTCCCTGCGTAACAACCGCATCCTTTTCCAATACCACATTAGCGGTAGTGGGATAATATTTAATGATCTTTGCATAAGCGTGCATGACAGCGTCGCCTTCCTTGGGAATGGTCCAGTAATGTGCCTGTTTCGTAAAACCATAGGCGATAGCTTCCTGGATTTTGTGTTTGATATTGTCTTTTGTCACGAGCTTGTCTGCCGTGAGATGTGTTGTTCCCTGGTCGACTTTCACATTGCCTTCAAATATCTTAATGCCGGTTTTGTAATTATAAGAAGAACGTTCGGAGACAATGTAAACTTTTTCCAGTTTATCTTCTGGTAGCGCCATGGCCTGCGAGTTGATTAAGAGTGCCAGCAATATCAGGCCGGACAATGACTTTGTGATGGAGCCTGTTTGAAAGGCTTGGTTAAATTTCGTGGGTGTCATCCCGCACTTGTTGCGGGGTCTGGTGTATAAAAATAATGTATTTATGATTTTTTTGATACCGGATTCCGCAACAAGTGCGGGATGACAAAATCCAAGCACAGGATGACAAAGCCTTGCAGGATGACAAAACCTCAGTACGGGGTGACAAAACTTAAGTATGAGTTGACAAAACCGTATTGCAATTTTGTTACACTGCCGATTAACTTTCATCATTATCCATTTAAGAAGTAGGTACATATTCCCCTCTTGCCTGCGATAATAGATTAATATTGCCAGTATTCATATCTGCGTGCATGCCCACCGCTTTAACGATGGTGTTCGGTTGTATCATGGTAATGTGATCTTTGGTGTCGGCGGTCTGTTCATTGGGATGCACGGTTAGTGTGGGCGTTTTGATGAGTGTTGCAGGATTATCGGTGTCCGCGGAATGGTGAATAACAACATCTTCCCAAAAATCCACCGTATCAATTCCCTGTGTTGATTTGGCGTATTTGGAAGTGATATACCAGGGTTGCGGCGATTTGCGGTAAAGCGTTAATTGCGGCGCCAATAATTGCGTTGTGTCATTTTCAGAATAGTGGACCATCTTGGGCGTGACGATCTTCATTTTGGGTTTGCCCTGTTTGCCCATGATAACAGCCACCACATCTTCCATAAAAGCATCAGGAATATGCCGGCTTTGTGTGGGCGTGATTGTTTGTGGGCGGTAATAGGATAAAAGCGCGGTCCAGGCAGCAAAACCCATGGCGGCGATAAAGCCAAGACTGATAATCGTATTTTTATATCGCATGAAGAATGCCAGCCATTATTTTGTGAGATAGGATTGTATCACAGATTGATACTGGCCCTGCGCTTCCATAATGAATTCGCAAATTTCCCGTACTGCGCCTTTTCCGGCTTTTGTTTTAGTAATTAAATCAGCATGTTGCTTGATGATAGTGGGCGCCTTGGGCACAGTGATTGCGAATCCCGCCCGGCGCAGCAAAGGGAGATCCGGTAAGTCATCGCCCATGTAGGCAATTTCTTGGTCATTTAGCTGTAATTTTTCTTTTAGTTCTTCATAAGCGGGTAATTTGTCATCTTGGCCGAGATAAGCATATTCGATATTTAG
Proteins encoded:
- the lptA gene encoding lipopolysaccharide transport periplasmic protein LptA, coding for MTPTKFNQAFQTGSITKSLSGLILLALLINSQAMALPEDKLEKVYIVSERSSYNYKTGIKIFEGNVKVDQGTTHLTADKLVTKDNIKHKIQEAIAYGFTKQAHYWTIPKEGDAVMHAYAKIIKYYPTTANVVLEKDAVVTQGENSFQGQVILYNMNDQTVTVPASKNARAVLVYNPDN
- the tldD gene encoding metalloprotease TldD encodes the protein MTDVLKIVRHDLLDPAGLTDRELQNVIHQLAGRNVDYADLYFQSTYSESWMLEDGIIKGGSFDIDRGVGVRAMSGEKTGFAYADDIVMPALLQAASAARSIVKQGGEQAVQAFHKLPGHQLYQPVNPLHSLSENEKVNLLQRVDRYIRQKDPRIVRVSVSLAGEYETILVMASDGHLAADVRPLVRLNISLVVEQEGRRESGYAGGGGRFNYQHFLEGDLAFQYADEALRQALVNLEAVDAPAGPMTVVLGPGWPGVLLHEAVGHGLEGDFNRKGISAYSGSMGKKVASDLCTIVDNGTLEHRRGSLNVDDEGIPTQNNVLIENGILRNYMMDKRNARLMGVKSTGNGRRESYAHLPLPRMTNTYMLPGKSAPEEIIASVKKGIYAVNFGGGQVDITSGKFVFSASEAYLIENGKLGAPVKGATLIGNGPDALTKVSMVGNDLKLDTGVGVCGKDGQSVPVGVGQPTLRVDELTVGGTKA
- the lptC gene encoding LPS export ABC transporter periplasmic protein LptC yields the protein MRYKNTIISLGFIAAMGFAAWTALLSYYRPQTITPTQSRHIPDAFMEDVVAVIMGKQGKPKMKIVTPKMVHYSENDTTQLLAPQLTLYRKSPQPWYITSKYAKSTQGIDTVDFWEDVVIHHSADTDNPATLIKTPTLTVHPNEQTADTKDHITMIQPNTIVKAVGMHADMNTGNINLLSQARGEYVPTS
- a CDS encoding KdsC family phosphatase, producing the protein MELVEKAKSIRLLILDIDGILTTGILYYGNQGIEVKGFSIYDGLGIKLLQKTGVQVAVISGKTSEAVLRRMRELNIEYAYLGQDDKLPAYEELKEKLQLNDQEIAYMGDDLPDLPLLRRAGFAITVPKAPTIIKQHADLITKTKAGKGAVREICEFIMEAQGQYQSVIQSYLTK
- the hpf gene encoding ribosome hibernation-promoting factor, HPF/YfiA family, with product MQLQFVGKNIDITPALKAFATEKLQPLQKRFDFIMQINLVLHIENITHIAEATAHIKGAEIHARAENEDMYKAIEAMIDKLSTQLTKHKEKISEQH
- a CDS encoding HPr family phosphocarrier protein, which gives rise to MIRQQVTIQNKLGLHTRAAAKLVDIAKQFQSRIELVYRDRVVDCKSIMGVITLGAQKDNVLDVVITGEDEKEALEAILKLINDKFGEE
- the lptB gene encoding LPS export ABC transporter ATP-binding protein, yielding MSHILNAEHLRKKYKSRDVVKDVSLRIHQGEVVGLLGPNGAGKTTSFYMIVGLIPTDGGSIMLGDKDITKLPVHLRAQLGISYLPQEASIFRKLTVAQNIMAILELRSDLTRSERRMKLDQLLEEFRISHIRDTLGMSLSGGERRRTEIARALATEPKFILLDEPFAGIDPISVLDVKRIINHLRKRGIGILITDHNVRDTLTICERAYIVNQGKIICEGNPEAILTNNEVRTVYLGEDFDL
- the pmbA gene encoding metalloprotease PmbA → MKEVARSGLTLDQLQSISQEILQQAARLGAHEAEVAITANKGFSVNARQGDVETVEYNQDKAIEITVFFGKRSGSSSLSDIRSEAVRAAVEAACHIAKFTDEDPAAGLADKEELALQYPQLDLAHPWSLTVEQAIELACQCEREAVAYDKRIMSAEEVTVATVDAFNLYANSLGFTGYFPLSRHDISCVLVAKEGDEMQRDFSYTLAVDPAQLESVSQVARHAAERTINRLGARRLRTTKAPIVFLAEEARGLLGSFTAAIQGGNIYRKSSFLLDQLDKQIFPSFISIQEQPHLPRALGSAPFDDDGVITRPNVFIENGILRTYALGTYAARKLGMKTTGNAGGVHNLTIQPGGLDLPALLKKMGTGLLITELMGQGVNLVTGDYSRGASGFWVENGEIQYPVHEITVAGRLQDMYAHIVEVGNDVDVRGNIRTGSILIEEMMIAGS